A window of Pyrus communis chromosome 3, drPyrComm1.1, whole genome shotgun sequence genomic DNA:
TGAATTTATTTTATACCTGCTTGTATTAGTCTCCCACAACCCTTTTATAGATTGAACTGCTCTCATTTCGCTCGccttcggttttttttttctttctattttgtattattttcatTTAGTTTGTTTTCATGTCTCCTTTGTTGTACTTTAGTTTTCTCCAATAAATTTTGGGTGTCATTGGTGTTTAAATGGATAGGAGTTCTCTATTTAGGACTAGGTTCTTTCATTTTGATTATGCGAAATTGCAAATGAAGTGTAGGCAACTATAATTGTACAATGACTTGACCTCGAAATTTCTCTACTACCTAATTCATCGTTACCTTAGGTATTGTCTTTGAGAAAAAACCTATATCCGTTTAgtaaaaactatatatataaaatcttttaatttagttttatttttataacacaCACATGGTTGCACTAAATACAACACAAGAATATCTACCTGTCTATATTTTGCCAacttcttattaaaaaaaaaaaaaaaaaaaaaaaagagtccaACTTTTGACCAGTTTACATTTACCGAATCCTGACCCCGAAAATACTGCATTTACCAAATTATTATCCGAAGACAAAATCCGTATATACCTACAAAAATCTAAACTCACGCGCGCACCAAGCAGTGGAAATCGGAACTTGAGAATGGAGATGCACAGTAATTACTGGATTTGTCTATAAAAGCAGGACGAACGAAACGGCTACCCCCTCCTCCTGATCAAAGCTCTCTCTGCTAAAAATCGCCATTTAAGCTCGAATTGCAAATTCTCGAAGATACCCAGAAAGAAAGATTGAAGCTTTGGTGGAAGGAAGCTCTCAAGGATTGAAAACGATTGCTGTGCCGATCTTCTGAGTTTCTATTCACGGTACGTTTGTCAagaaatttttccttttttagcTGCATTTGTTCCTGAACTGCACCTTGATTTTTTTCTGTTAAGATGAAAAAACTTGAAGGGGACGTTGAAATCCGTGTGAAATttgtgggttttgggttttgtggggATGGTGgtgtgttttggtttgttgaGCCGCAGATCTAGCTTTGTTTCTGCTTTCGGTTTCATCACTGTTTGGatttttgggtttgtttggttgctgggaaaCTGGTTTGGGGGAAGACAAAATGGAAATGCTTGGGAAGTTTGTTTCTTTGGGAAACAATTCTCAAGCATTTGCCTTTATCCAACACAACAAaggggtggttttttttttttttttttgtgggggtGTGGATATGGTGCCAGAAGATTGAATGCTTGGTTTACATTAATCTGACACTATGTTGTAAGCCAAGAGATATGTGAGGTTTATGGGGTTTTCTGTGAGTCAATCCTGTTCAATTTTATGATAGTTTTGTGAGAAGTGGTTTCTAAGTGCATGTTGAGCTTGATGAAACTTGGTTTTACCTGTTTAGGGGCATGTAGGTGTGCATCTTCGTGTTTTCGAAGTTTATAGTGTGTGGTTCTACCCGTATTCTATTATGATTTTCTCTGATTGTTGTAGCTGGAGGGTTTCCCCACAATTTGAGGGTGTAGTGAGATGTATACTCTCAAACAAGGCTGATCAGCTAAGTGTTATATCAAAATGAGGTCGGTTTAATCCCTCATTTCATACCTGTGTCTGCTATAGAGCCGGGGTGGTAGAATATCCCGAAAGCGTTgttgtttaattttgtgttgtgCTTGATGGAGGGTTCGGGATCGGTTCAGTTTCCTCGTCAGTAGGCATTTTTTCCTTCACTGTTCTACAGCAATTTAGATTCCTCTATGTCCTTCATTAAGCTGAGGAATTCTTGCGGCTAATCAATTTGGTTGGATGTCAACTCAAACATAACTGTCTGTGTTAGGTAGAATGGTGAGTGTGAACTTGGTTGAGAGATGTGCGTGTATAACAGTTTCCGGTGACAAAAGCGGGTAGCATTCTTGATCCGGTGCAGATTTTTGGATCACTCGGATTTATTAAGTGAAACTTTTTTTCCATGTTTCCTTTAATCTGCAGCCATATATGTTATGTGAACCTATATGAATGGATTGAAACTCCCAGGTGCTATGACCGTTGTATCTAAATTGGTTTCATTTGTCTCTCACAACGTGGTGGTGCACTGCTatattattttaactttttcctCTCTCGCAAGCATTTGTCTTGTCTTCCATTTGTTAATTTTCAGTCTGATTGTTTTGCAAGGTCATCAGATGAGGGACCTTCAAAAAACTCATGGTACTGAACTGGTTTCATTTATCTTATCTTTTGCAGTACtggtgaaaaaaaaacaaaaattaaaaaaaccgaaaaaatgGCCTTGCAGCAATACTTTGCACACGAATGCAGATCCGTATCGGGGGCAACAACAGATTCAGAAAATTCCAAAGGTGGCTATGACTGCAACATCTGCTTAGAATTTGCGCACGAGCCAGTGGTCACCTTCTGCGGCCATCTGTTTTGCTGGCCTTGCATCTACAAATGGCTTCACGTTCAGAGTGCCTCCCTTGCCTCCGATGAGTGCCCTCAGTGCCCTGTTTGCAAGGCTGATATATCGCACACCACCGTGGTCCCACTTTACGGCCGGGGCCAAACAACTTCTGAACCTGAGCTTGAAGGAAAGATGACACTCTACAGGGGAATGGTAATACCGCCCAGACCATCAGCATGTGATGTGCAAGCTCTCATATCTAGCACCTCTCAGACCGTCCAGCAACTTCCATATCGTAACCCTTATCAGAACCAACAATATAACCCCCAATCATACGGCAGTTTTGGGGAACATCCTTCCTCGCCACTCCTTGACCCCGGAGGCACTGCAATGGCAGGTATCCACCATCCGGCGGCTGGTGTATTTGGAGAAATGGTTTATGCAAGGGTGTTCGGAAACTCAGAGAGCTTATATGCGTATCCGAATTCGTATCACCGAACGGGAAGTAGTAGTCCAAGGCTCAGGAGGCAGGAGATGCAGGCAGACAAGTCACTAAACAGAATATCTATTTTCCTCTTCTGTTGCTTACTTTTGTGCCTTCTTGTCTTCTGAAGTTCAGAGATTAGGTCATTCTCCTTCTCTGCCATTTTGTTACTGTATAATTAACGCTTGTGAACTTAGATAGATGAAATTAGATGTGAAATATAAGAGGTAGTAATGATGCTAGAAATTTCTAACGGCTGGATGTGcgttgaaattttttagaaaATTCCATGATCGAATCATATTATGTTGTATGGATTTTAGTTTAAACCAAAGTATAAGTTATTATAGATGAACGTAACAAATATAGAGCtcgtttggaaatatttttaaaatgattgaaaacgttttaggtgaaaatatttttaaaactaatatttagtaaaaattcaagtggCATTAAGCACGTCATAATTTCCCAAATTGTTAGCATAACAAACAAAACTTAGGCCACTGAGCTCCAAGGGGGAGCCCGATTTGGCAGGAATCCACGGCCCAGACCTGAGCTGTATAACTCAATGTTGACGtcaatcataatttaaattattgttaataattttatacagaaaacttaaaaaaaattatatatatttttttctataaatacctaaccatgcTTAAAAATCAtattcgaaattaaaaataaaattatctttcattattttattaaaaaaataatgataatatTTTAATCCCAATAAGTTGGGCTATCCACTTTATGAATGAAAATGCACTTAGGCTGTTCACTTGAGGCGATGGAGTTGCCTATAACCCAAGGAGGCTTTTAGGGATGGAAGTGTTGTAATAAGTGCTTTTGGGAAGGAGGGGGTCCATCCTGTATGGCCGACAACTATTTCACGGCGGGTCTGTTTTAAGCCAACTTGGTCACACAAATACGAGCTTTTACCATAAGTGCTTTTACCAGTCCAAACAGCCAGTCAAGCTCAATTTATTGCGTTTGGTGAAGTGCTGATACATTTGAATGAACATAACAGTATACATTTGAAGCCAGTCAAGCGTAATCCGcacactcttttttatttttcacacattatttgttaatttatatcatttgatttttttcaattcattcgatccgacgcccgaaaattaaaagaatgtgtgagaagtaaaaaatagtgtgtggatagcacaccctaAATCAATGATTTCAACAATAAGAAGATAGAGGGAACAAGAAATGAAACATTGCTTAACTCATTATCGAGAAATCGCAGTTTGACACATATAGACAAATATCTCGGTAAAactacaaaatgaaaaatttacttgtctatactattattaagagaaccCTCCTTATCAaattttctcccttttttcctcttttgccctcacttttgatacaaaCTATTGACAaaaaggagggcaaaatagtaattttgtaccttttgacaaaatgacaatcatatccctattttcctattttaccctcacttttgatatacaatatttacataaggaggacaaaacagtaattatgtaatatcaagataaagtatgtacttattaagagaaattgtcacaccatcattttttcataatctttttaaaatttttatgtaatattaagataaaatatgtacttattaagagaaattgtctcatcatcatttttttcattctctttttaaaattttaaaaattaatcacgtttcttaataaaaaaataaaaaaatgaaatgaaattgtcATCGACTAGTGTTAAATTACGATAAGAAGAAATACTTTTTTCTCGTACTATGTCCACTTACCTGTCCTATTTT
This region includes:
- the LOC137729075 gene encoding E3 ubiquitin-protein ligase RMA1H1-like translates to MALQQYFAHECRSVSGATTDSENSKGGYDCNICLEFAHEPVVTFCGHLFCWPCIYKWLHVQSASLASDECPQCPVCKADISHTTVVPLYGRGQTTSEPELEGKMTLYRGMVIPPRPSACDVQALISSTSQTVQQLPYRNPYQNQQYNPQSYGSFGEHPSSPLLDPGGTAMAGIHHPAAGVFGEMVYARVFGNSESLYAYPNSYHRTGSSSPRLRRQEMQADKSLNRISIFLFCCLLLCLLVF